From the Deinococcus gobiensis I-0 genome, the window GGTCGCGGCGGCGGGCGCCTGGGACGTACCCCTGACCCTGATCCACGGCGACTGCGCCGCTTGCCCGGTAGGCCGCGCCGACGTGCCCGAGCGCCTGGGGGCGGTCGTCGAGCAGGCCCAGACCCTGCGCGCCGCGACCGGCCGCCCCGCCCGGGTCACGGTGCGCGCGGCGGTGCCCGCAGACCAGGGGCGCGCCCTGAAGGTGTCGCGCCGGGGGGCCTTCACCAGCCTGCTGCGCGCCGGAGGCCGCCAGCTCAGTCAGAACCTGCCCGAGCGCCCGCTGCCCTTCGTGGACTGGAGCGACCCGCCGCAGCGCACCCCGCAGGAGTGGACCTGGCGGCGCAAGGCCCTCAAGCCGGTGCCCCCGGCAGGCGTGGGGGTGGCGTGGCCCGCGCCACTGGTGGACGAGAAATGTATCGACTGCCCGGTGTGCGCCAACGTGTGCCCCACCGAGGCGATCACCCGCGAGCTGCGGCCCGAGGGCGGCGTCCGGCTGCTGCTGAACCTGGGGGCCTGCACCGGCTGTATGGCCTGCCTGCACTCCTGCCCGCCCGGCGCCATCCACGAGCAGAAGGAATGGCTGCTGGCCGCCTTCGACGTACAGATCCTGCTGCGCGAGAGCGACCACACGATGTAGGGGCGACCACGGGATCGGGAGACGCGGTGGCCTCCGATCTGAACTGGGGCCACCGCGTTTCTCAGCCCCTTTCTCTGCACGCTCCGTGGTCGCAACGGCCTCACCTGGGCTTGC encodes:
- a CDS encoding 4Fe-4S binding protein translates to MLKGVFDQLSELGNLVPRYTGPRCLLERHTVGGCDACHSACPHEAIETPPGSYGVRVDPQKCTGCGLCVQACPTGALEYDLMTPLQSVHDQREQPGNPPPVSPEATLTCVPSGAGGPSLPCLGRVTPALVAAAGAWDVPLTLIHGDCAACPVGRADVPERLGAVVEQAQTLRAATGRPARVTVRAAVPADQGRALKVSRRGAFTSLLRAGGRQLSQNLPERPLPFVDWSDPPQRTPQEWTWRRKALKPVPPAGVGVAWPAPLVDEKCIDCPVCANVCPTEAITRELRPEGGVRLLLNLGACTGCMACLHSCPPGAIHEQKEWLLAAFDVQILLRESDHTM